One genomic region from Vespa crabro chromosome 16, iyVesCrab1.2, whole genome shotgun sequence encodes:
- the LOC124429830 gene encoding 40S ribosomal protein S16-like gives MQKKQKEPIHSVQVFGRKKSATAVAYCKRGRGNLRVNGRPLELVEPRVLQYKLQEPILLLGKEKFAGVDIRVRVNGGGHVAQVYAIRQAISKALVAYYQKYVDEASKKDIKDILIQYDRTLLVADPRRCEPKKFGGPGARARYQKSYR, from the exons ATGCAGAAG aaacaaaaggaaCCGATTCATTCCGTGCAAGTTTTCGGACGCAAG aaaagtGCAACTGCAGTTGCTTATTGCAAACGAGGCCGTGGAAATCTTCGGGTAAATGGAAGACCATTGGAACTGGTTGAACCACGCGTATTGCAATACAAATTGCAAGAACCTATTTTGCTCCTTGGAAAG GAGAAATTTGCTGGTGTTGACATCAGAGTAAGAGTAAACGGAGGTGGCCATGTAGCGCAAGTTTATGCCATTCGTCAAGCCATCTCCAAAGCTCTTGTAGCTTATTATCAGAAAT ATGTCGATGAGGCTAGCAAGAaggatataaaagatattcttaTTCAATATGATCGTACTCTTCTGGTCGCAGATCCAAGGAGATGCGAACCAAAAAAGTTTGGTGGTCCAGGAGCAAGAGCACGATACCAAAAGTcgtatcgttaa
- the LOC124429825 gene encoding multivesicular body subunit 12A gives MSKKSSSKMLVHQLSTVLPDDRPITAISIIEDIEKCPPNFTVVSRTYDQDTDADLWRETGLFIKKKGRYICFSKTEGLPHCIVEDITIINEREMPPEGYSIISHTVDSMQKAWRKKQLCYKIKNKDLCSKAVTDIIICSRIVHKASKMAPNGFAAAGIINGVCVCYKTVDITNGQPNSQSYINIDKFLMQNASPNPSNGTPHRVPPERPPKPKFSPKPNNGIYSQIGTAAIGKDTDESNDRDYEVLSPSARLRPTRPAPQPPTTSVIGSIPIYGTLPGSSDLDGVPFILNPRLNIQSDSASYKFPTIKIWTQKDLDKEFCYDFRAERET, from the exons ATGTCAAAGAAAAGCAGTAGCAAAATGTTAGTTCATCAATTATCTACCGTTCTGCCAGATGATAGACCCATCACTGCCATTAGTATTATTGAGGATATAGAGAAATGTCCACCAAATTTTACAGTC GTATCTAGAACATATGATCAGGATACCGATGCCGATTTATGGAGAGAAACTGgattattcataaaaaagaaaggtagatACATATGCTTTTCGAAGACCGAAGGTTTACCTCATTGCATTGTGGAAGATATCACCATTATCAATGAACGAGAAATGCCTCCAGAAGGATATAGCATTATCTCGCATACCGTAGATTCGA TGCAGAAGGCATGGAGGAAAAAACAATTgtgttataaaattaaaaacaaggATTTGTGTTCTAAAGCTGTAACAGATATAATCATATGTAGTAGAATTGTACATAAGGCATCGAAGATGGCACCAAATGGTTTCGCTGCAGCTGg TATAATAAATGGAGTATGCGTTTGTTATAAAACCGTGGATATAACAAACGGACAACCAAATTCTCAATCATATATTAACATAGA TAAATTTTTAATGCAAAATGCTTCTCCAAATCCTTCCAATGGAACACCTCATCGAGTACCACCCGAGAGGCCACCTAAACCGAAGTTTTCTCCCAAACCAAATAATGGTATTTATTCTCAAATTGGAACAGCCGCCATTGGAAAGGATACAGACGAATCTAATGATAGGGATTACGAAGTGTTAAGTCCTAGCGCGAGGTTGAGGCCTACGAGACCTGCACCTCAACCTCCCACTACTTCGGTCATTGGTTCCATTCCAATTTATGGTACACTGCCAGGTTCTTCCGATTTAGATGGAGTCCCATTCATTCTCAATCCTCGTCTTAATATTCAGTCTGATTCTGCCAGT tACAAATTTCCTACAATCAAAATTTGGACGCAAAAAGATTTGGACAaagag TTTTGCTACGATTTTCGTGCGGAAAGAGAAACTTGA
- the LOC124429823 gene encoding vacuolar fusion protein MON1 homolog A isoform X1 — MATKESGVTIDDGIAEPGIEPGASAETMLVTTDSFEEYEQEMSSSIDDRQMKESTTSTISEIQDDVQDIPMTPTAKSPHDLKKDESLDESDMDDIAHRLGQSSLDADPLRCKIWLAQRKHVFILSQAGKPIYSRYSSEDKLVTLMGVMQALVSFVQAGSDMIRSVHAGDTNFVFFVKGPLILVAVSKTLESVPQLTLQLTYVYNQIVSVLTQSQLTRVYDLRRNFDLRRLLSGSERLIDHLLNFMDREPAFFLGAIKCLPLLPSMRASITQTIIQTCGKIKNLVFAILLANNQLVTLVRMNKFFLHPVDLHLIQNLVDSSESLKTFEIWTPICLPKFDANGYMHGHVSYLAEDCQACLLLLTVDRHVFFVLSEAKQKIVEKLRRTNCLEAINESMNKTPITTADIGLPEMRHVLYKCKSTAQFWSPGLQPPYTTDEEIERLLGQYQCLHHRLHSPNRPLKLIFQQLDKETMLAWVTSGFEIYVTFEPLVTKPDAIDAVSKLLKWIKKEEERLFILNSPTF; from the exons ATGGCCACAAAAGAATCTGGTGTTACCATCGACGATGGTATAGCGGAACCTGGCATAGAGCCGGGTGCGTCCGCTGAAACGATGCTCGTTACAACAGATAGCTTCGAGGAATACGAACAAGAAATGAGTAGCAGCATCGACGATAGACAAATGAAGGAAAGTACGACAAGTACTATATCGGAAATTCAGGACGACGTACAAGACATTCCTATGACGCCTACTGCTAAGAGCCCTCACGActtaaaaaaagatgaatcCTTAGATGAATCCGATATG GACGACATTGCTCATCGTTTAGGTCAAAGTAGTTTAGATGCCGATCCGTTGCGTTGTAAAATCTGGTTAGCCCAAAGGAAACACGTATTTATTTTAAGTCAAGCAGGAAAACCTATATATTCTCGATACAGTTCAGAGGACAAACTAGTCACACTAATGGGTGTTATGCAAGCTCTAGTATCCTTTGTCCAAGCTGGCAGCGATATGATTAGATCTGTACATGCCGGAGATACTAATTTTGTCTTCTTCGTTAAAGGACCATTAATATTAGTTGCAGTTTCCAAAACATTGGAAAGTGTACCTCAACTTACTTTACAGCTTAC atatgtatataatcagATAGTCTCAGTTTTAACCCAATCTCAATTAACACGAGTATATGATCTACGAAGGAACTTTGATTTGCGAAGATTATTAAGCGGCAGTGAAAGACTGATAGATCACTTATTGAATTTTATGGATAGAGAACCTGCTTTCTTTCTAGGAGCTATTAAATGTTTGCCTTTACTTCCCTCAATGAGGGCCTCTATAACGCAAACTATTATACAAACCTGTGGCAAAATAaag aaTTTGGTCTTTGCGATACTCCTGGCTAATAATCAACTGGTCACATTAGTCAGAATGAATAAGTTCTTTTTACATCCAGTGGATTTGCATTTAATACAAAACTTGGTCGACAGTTCAGAGTCCCTTAAGACTTTCGAAATATGGACCCCAATATGTTTGCCAAAATTTGATGCCAACGGTTATATGCACGGCCATGTCTCGTATCTGGCGGAAGATTGTCAAGCatgcttattattacttaCTGTGGATAGACACGTATTCTTTGTACTTTCAGAAGCTAAACAA aaaatagtGGAGAAATTAAGGAGGACAAATTGTTTAGAAGCGATAAATGAATCCATGAATAAAACACCAATTACGACCGCGGATATCGGCCTACCTGAAATGCGGCATGTTCTGTACAAATGTAAAAGCACGGCGCAATTTTGGAGTCCTGGTCTTCAACCGCCATATACCACTGATGAGGAAATAGAACG ATTGCTCGGACAGTATCAATGTCTGCATCACAGATTACATTCTCCTAATCGACCATTGAAATTAATCTTTCAACAATTGGATAAAGAAACTATGTTGGCCTGG gTAACTTCGGGTTTTGAAATTTATGTAACGTTCGAGCCACTGGTTACAAAGCCTGATGCAATAGATGCAGTTAGCAAACTATTGAagtggataaaaaaagaagaagagagactatttatattaaattcacCTACTTTCTAA
- the LOC124429826 gene encoding pre-mRNA-splicing factor 38 has product MANRTVKDAKSIRGTNPQYLVEKIIRSRVYDSKYWKEECFALTAELLVDKAMELKYIGGVYGGNVKPTPFLCLILKMLQIQPEKDIIVEFIKNEEFKYVRALGALYMRLTGSSLDCYKYLEPLFNDNRKLRKQNKQGFFELIHMDEFIDELLREERSCDVILPRIQKRHVLEENNELEAKVSALEDDMDEGIETSEDEDIPPVKEESRKRTEDHDRDRDRHRDRDKRHSRSDKKSDREKQRSRSRERERDRRERKRSKSPKTHSSSHKDKDRDKDRHRRDDRDRDRDRDRERDRDRRRDRERARH; this is encoded by the exons ATGGCGAACCGCACGGTAAAAGACGCGAAATCAATTCGCGGTACCAATCCACAGTATTTAGtggagaaaataataagatctcGAGTTTACGATTCGAAATATTGGAAGGAAGAATGTTTTGCTTTAACCGCAGAGTTACTTGTCGACAAAGCCATGGAATTGAA ATACATAGGTGGAGTTTACGGTGGCAATGTAAAACCAACGCCATTTctatgtttaatattaaaaatgttacaaatacAGCCAGAAAAAGATATCATAGTAGAGTTCATAAAGAACGAAGAATTCAAATATGTCAGAGCTTTGGGTGCGCTTTATATGCGACTGACAGGTTCATCATTGGATTGTTACAAGTATTTAGAGCCTTTGttcaacgataatagaaaactTAGGAAACAAAATAAGCAAGGTTTTTTCGAATTGATCCATATGGATGAGTTTATAGATGAGCTTCTACGCGAAGAGAGATCATGCGACGTTATTTTGCCAAGAATCCAAAAGCGTCACGttttagaagaaaataatgaattag AGGCAAAAGTATCGGCATTGGAAGACGACATGGATGAAGGAATTGAAACGTCAGAGGACGAAGATATACCTCCTGTCAAAGAAGAAAGTCGCAAAAGAACGGAAGATCatgatagagacagagatcgtcacagagacagagacaagaGACATTCTCGTTCGGATAAAAAATCGGATAGAGAAAAGCAAAGGTCGCGAAgtagggaaagagaaagagacaggagAGAACGTAAACGAAGTAAATCGCCTAAGACTCATTCCTCCTCGCACAAGGATAAAGATAGGGACAAGGATAGACATAGAAGAGATGACAGAGATAGGGATAGAGAtcgagacagagaaagagacagggaTCGAAGAAGGGATCGTGAAAGAGCTAGGCATTGA
- the LOC124429828 gene encoding LHFPL tetraspan subfamily member 3 protein-like isoform X1, with the protein MGSKIEYVESSHMYATNYIRNSKAIGVLWGIFTICYAIIGVVAFVTPEWLGDLEHENPGRFGLWTRCSYGNGELGEECIGRLDDLSTIANVPFRASTILVGIAVIVALLSICAMLLFFFCQSTTVFYLCGWMQVVSAICMAIGVCVYPLGWDSPAIRAVCGASASRYNPGACAVRWAIPLAAIAALDATTLAALAFILASRHVRLQPEPFNNGSLYKGEVNPGYVNEAQSVAGSRKSLSLRPVLLVAPPEQDRYSELSRAKSHSHHSLYTPAPSHPVHTVSTNTLNHSQHNFQL; encoded by the exons ATGGGTTCAAAAATAGAGTACGTCGAGTCGTCTCACATGTATGCAACGAATTACATACGTAATTCAAAAGCGATCGGCGTACTCTGGGGTATCTTCACCATATGCTACGCCATAATTGGTGTTGTTGCTTTCGTAACACCGGAATGGCTCGGTGATTTGGAACACGAAAATCCTGGAAGATTTGGACTCTGGACAAGATGTAGCTATGGAAATG gTGAATTAGGAGAGGAATGCATCGGAAGATTAGACGATCTTTCGACCATAGCCAATGTCCCATTTAGAGCCAGCACTATATTAGTTGGAATTGCAGTGATCGTTGCATTGCTCTCGATTTGTGCGATgctacttttcttcttttgtcagAGCACGAccgttttttatctttgtggCTGGATGCAGGTAGTTTCAG CAATATGTATGGCAATTGGTGTATGTGTTTATCCGCTTGGCTGGGATTCACCAGCAATTCGAGCAGTTTGTGGTGCATCTGCATCAAG GTACAATCCTGGAGCATGTGCAGTTAGATGGGCTATACCATTAGCTGCAATTGCTGCTCTTGATGCTACTACCTTGGCTGCTCTCGCTTTCATTCTTGCCTCGAGACATGTTAGATTACAACCAGAACCTTTCAACAATGGATCTTTGTACAAAG GAGAGGTCAATCCAGGTTACGTAAATGAGGCTCAAAGCGTGGCTGGCTCACGCAAATCTTTGTCCTTGAGACCAGTCCTTCTGGTAGCACCACCTGAACAAGATCGTTACAGTGAACTGTCCAGAGCTAAATCGCATTCTCATCATAGTCTTTACACACCAGCACCTTCTCATCCGGTTCACACGGTTTCAACGAATACTTTGAATCATTCTCAACATAATTTTCAACtttga
- the LOC124429829 gene encoding protein pinocchio encodes MRMRRNRLRLFENSRRTPLLRSLSRSTVFLSSIVNVFVRMIGLKSRKEKQRHIKENRRKMEGTMTEFEENVSFDADDPDFAPKVTRIVVTQAVLRSMHFTDITFGVDKLATYQNNMSVTSVQPASESLSRHGSNVSLSCHSLCDSVDDGLQGSHPQYQDTILTIEELRAQLNSCFTCGVSWSEEHVSLDCSECGGYSLQRPCPLCDGRCHTAWKRDLTMSHASGKARWIGECALSCGPSLEESLVPALEKLRATS; translated from the exons ATGCGCATGCGTAGAAATCGTCTGCGACTATTCGAGAATTCGCGCCGAACACCATTACTACGCAGTTTGTCGAGAAGTACGGTGTTTCTTTCAAGTATAGTCAATGTCTTCGTACGAATGATag gacTTAAATcgaggaaagagaaacagcGTCACATTAAAGAAAATCGTAGAAAAATGGAAGGAACAATGACTGAATTCGAAGAGAACGTGTCCTTCGATGCCGACGACCCGGATTTTGCTCCTAAGGTTACGCGTATCGTGGTTACACAGGCCGTCCTTCGTAGCATGCATTTTACCGACATTACCTTCGGAGTCGACAAAC TCGCAACGTATCAAAACAACATGTCCGTCACTTCGGTCCAACCTGCTTCTGAAAGTCTTTCACGTCATGG GAGTAACGTGTCCCTCTCTTGTCACAGTTTATGCGATAGTGTAGACGATGGTCTTCAAGGTTCTCATCCTCAATATCAAGATACGATTCTAACCATCGAAGAATTACGTGCTCAATTGAACTCATGCTTTAC GTGTGGGGTCTCTTGGAGCGAGGAACATGTCTCTCTTGATTGTAGTGAATGTGGTGGTTATTCTCTTCAACGACCTTGTCCACTTTGTGATGGACGTTGTCACACGGCATGGAAACGTGATCTCACCATG TCTCATGCAAGTGGTAAAGCAAGATGGATCGGTGAATGTGCTCTCAGTTGTGGACCTTCTCTCGAAGAATCTTTGGTACCAGCTTTGGAAAAGCTAAGGGCAACCTCGTGA
- the LOC124429823 gene encoding vacuolar fusion protein MON1 homolog A isoform X2, translating into MATKESGVTIDDGIAEPGIEPGASAETMLVTTDSFEEYEQEMSSSIDDRQMKESTTSTISEIQDDVQDIPMTPTAKSPHDLKKDESLDESDMDDIAHRLGQSSLDADPLRCKIWLAQRKHVFILSQAGKPIYSRYSSEDKLVTLMGVMQALVSFVQAGSDMIRSVHAGDTNFVFFVKGPLILVAVSKTLESVPQLTLQLTNFDLRRLLSGSERLIDHLLNFMDREPAFFLGAIKCLPLLPSMRASITQTIIQTCGKIKNLVFAILLANNQLVTLVRMNKFFLHPVDLHLIQNLVDSSESLKTFEIWTPICLPKFDANGYMHGHVSYLAEDCQACLLLLTVDRHVFFVLSEAKQKIVEKLRRTNCLEAINESMNKTPITTADIGLPEMRHVLYKCKSTAQFWSPGLQPPYTTDEEIERLLGQYQCLHHRLHSPNRPLKLIFQQLDKETMLAWVTSGFEIYVTFEPLVTKPDAIDAVSKLLKWIKKEEERLFILNSPTF; encoded by the exons ATGGCCACAAAAGAATCTGGTGTTACCATCGACGATGGTATAGCGGAACCTGGCATAGAGCCGGGTGCGTCCGCTGAAACGATGCTCGTTACAACAGATAGCTTCGAGGAATACGAACAAGAAATGAGTAGCAGCATCGACGATAGACAAATGAAGGAAAGTACGACAAGTACTATATCGGAAATTCAGGACGACGTACAAGACATTCCTATGACGCCTACTGCTAAGAGCCCTCACGActtaaaaaaagatgaatcCTTAGATGAATCCGATATG GACGACATTGCTCATCGTTTAGGTCAAAGTAGTTTAGATGCCGATCCGTTGCGTTGTAAAATCTGGTTAGCCCAAAGGAAACACGTATTTATTTTAAGTCAAGCAGGAAAACCTATATATTCTCGATACAGTTCAGAGGACAAACTAGTCACACTAATGGGTGTTATGCAAGCTCTAGTATCCTTTGTCCAAGCTGGCAGCGATATGATTAGATCTGTACATGCCGGAGATACTAATTTTGTCTTCTTCGTTAAAGGACCATTAATATTAGTTGCAGTTTCCAAAACATTGGAAAGTGTACCTCAACTTACTTTACAGCTTAC GAACTTTGATTTGCGAAGATTATTAAGCGGCAGTGAAAGACTGATAGATCACTTATTGAATTTTATGGATAGAGAACCTGCTTTCTTTCTAGGAGCTATTAAATGTTTGCCTTTACTTCCCTCAATGAGGGCCTCTATAACGCAAACTATTATACAAACCTGTGGCAAAATAaag aaTTTGGTCTTTGCGATACTCCTGGCTAATAATCAACTGGTCACATTAGTCAGAATGAATAAGTTCTTTTTACATCCAGTGGATTTGCATTTAATACAAAACTTGGTCGACAGTTCAGAGTCCCTTAAGACTTTCGAAATATGGACCCCAATATGTTTGCCAAAATTTGATGCCAACGGTTATATGCACGGCCATGTCTCGTATCTGGCGGAAGATTGTCAAGCatgcttattattacttaCTGTGGATAGACACGTATTCTTTGTACTTTCAGAAGCTAAACAA aaaatagtGGAGAAATTAAGGAGGACAAATTGTTTAGAAGCGATAAATGAATCCATGAATAAAACACCAATTACGACCGCGGATATCGGCCTACCTGAAATGCGGCATGTTCTGTACAAATGTAAAAGCACGGCGCAATTTTGGAGTCCTGGTCTTCAACCGCCATATACCACTGATGAGGAAATAGAACG ATTGCTCGGACAGTATCAATGTCTGCATCACAGATTACATTCTCCTAATCGACCATTGAAATTAATCTTTCAACAATTGGATAAAGAAACTATGTTGGCCTGG gTAACTTCGGGTTTTGAAATTTATGTAACGTTCGAGCCACTGGTTACAAAGCCTGATGCAATAGATGCAGTTAGCAAACTATTGAagtggataaaaaaagaagaagagagactatttatattaaattcacCTACTTTCTAA
- the LOC124429828 gene encoding LHFPL tetraspan subfamily member 4 protein-like isoform X2, whose translation MGSKIEYVESSHMYATNYIRNSKAIGVLWGIFTICYAIIGVVAFVTPEWLGDLEHENPGRFGLWTRCSYGNAICMAIGVCVYPLGWDSPAIRAVCGASASRYNPGACAVRWAIPLAAIAALDATTLAALAFILASRHVRLQPEPFNNGSLYKGEVNPGYVNEAQSVAGSRKSLSLRPVLLVAPPEQDRYSELSRAKSHSHHSLYTPAPSHPVHTVSTNTLNHSQHNFQL comes from the exons ATGGGTTCAAAAATAGAGTACGTCGAGTCGTCTCACATGTATGCAACGAATTACATACGTAATTCAAAAGCGATCGGCGTACTCTGGGGTATCTTCACCATATGCTACGCCATAATTGGTGTTGTTGCTTTCGTAACACCGGAATGGCTCGGTGATTTGGAACACGAAAATCCTGGAAGATTTGGACTCTGGACAAGATGTAGCTATGGAAATG CAATATGTATGGCAATTGGTGTATGTGTTTATCCGCTTGGCTGGGATTCACCAGCAATTCGAGCAGTTTGTGGTGCATCTGCATCAAG GTACAATCCTGGAGCATGTGCAGTTAGATGGGCTATACCATTAGCTGCAATTGCTGCTCTTGATGCTACTACCTTGGCTGCTCTCGCTTTCATTCTTGCCTCGAGACATGTTAGATTACAACCAGAACCTTTCAACAATGGATCTTTGTACAAAG GAGAGGTCAATCCAGGTTACGTAAATGAGGCTCAAAGCGTGGCTGGCTCACGCAAATCTTTGTCCTTGAGACCAGTCCTTCTGGTAGCACCACCTGAACAAGATCGTTACAGTGAACTGTCCAGAGCTAAATCGCATTCTCATCATAGTCTTTACACACCAGCACCTTCTCATCCGGTTCACACGGTTTCAACGAATACTTTGAATCATTCTCAACATAATTTTCAACtttga